GCCATTACTGTCTTGGACCAAAATAATACGCCGATACCAGGTGTTGAAATTACCTTGGGTGAGCAAGCTGTTACTACCAACGAAAATGGGGTAGCTACCTTTAGTGAACTAGCTCTTGGAGACTTTACCTATAGTGTCACAGCTTTACCTGAAGGGTTTAGTGGTTCTCCCGAAGGTACCCTAACTATTTTGGCAGATGCAACTTCTGAATTAACTATCGCCGTTGAACGCTTAGCCACATCAAGCCAAGCGGAAATTACCGTACTTGATCAAAATAACGAAGCTGTTCCTGGGGTGGAGGTCGTTTTAGGCGACCAAGTAGCTACGACTAATGAAAGTGGCCTAGCAAGCTTTACGGAAGTACCTTTAGGTGACCAATACTATTATGTTAATAGCTTGCCAGAAGGCTACAGTGGTTCAGCCGAAGGGACCTTAACCGTAGAAGCTGACCAACTAGCTACCACCACCCTTCATTTAGAACGTGCGCCACAAACCAATCAAGCCATATTTACGCTTACAGACCAAGATGGACAAGCGGTCGCAAATGCCGAAATTACAGTAGCAGATCAAGTGATGACGACGAATGAAAATGGTGTCGCCAATCTGCCGAATTTACCTTTAGGGGATTACAATTATGCTTTGACTAGCTTGCCAGAAGGTTACACGGGTTCGGCTGAAGGTGTTGTGACCGTGACGGCGGACGCAGTGGCTGAGGTTAACATACAAGTTGAACGGGCTCCACAAACAACGACAGTAACCTTTACGGCTTATGACCAAAATGACCAATTAGTTCAGAATGTTGAAATTACCTTAAATGATCAGACCCTTTCAACCAATGAGGCGGGTGTCGTTGTGTTTGAAAATATCCAGGCAGGTAGCTATGACTATACCGTTAGCGGCTTGCCAGAAAATTATCACATCGAAAACCCAACCAATACCATTTTTGTACCCGAAAATGAACCAGCAACGGGGACGATTTTACTTACCTATGCAGAACCTACTGGGACGGTTCAATTCAATGTTCATGATCAAGAAAGTCAAGCCGTAGCCAATGCTGTCATCCAAGTAAACAATCAGGAAATAACAGCCAATAGCGAAGGAATCGCTAGTATTTCGGACTTAGCTGTCGATACCGATTATAATTATCAGTTAGTGTCACTACCTGAGGGTTATACGGGACAAGCCAGTGATGTAGTAACCGCAAATGCTGAGGAAACAACGGTCGTTGATATTCAAGTCAATCGAACCCTTGCAGCAGGGCGATTTATTTTAATTGTTAATGATCAAAATGCCGAAGCGGTTGCGGGTGTGACGGTCCGTTTAGGGGATCAAACAGCCACAACGGATGAAGCGGGACGTGCAGTATTCGATGAAGTTGCCCCAGGTACTTATGAGTATCAAATGACCGCCTTACCTGATGGCTATCAAGGGGAATTACAAACAGGTAACATTGTTATTGGAGAAGGCACCGAAGAAAGTCGCACGGTTGCGATAACACGGGATATTCAACAACGTTTGATTCAATTTGTGATAGTCGATCAAAATGACCAAGCCGTTAGTGGCATCGAAGTGACCGTGGATGGCCGCACCGGTACGACTAATGAGGAAGGGCGGGTCAGTTTTAGCGAATTAAATCCGGCCACCTATGACTATACTTTAAGTAATGTTCCGGATAATTACAGTGGTCAATTGACGGGTTCAGTGGAACTGACTGAAGCTGAAGACGTGACCGTACCCATTACACTGGAACGTGCGATTGAATTAGCAACCGCTCGGATTCAAGTATTAGACCAAAACAATCAAGCCGTTGCCAATGCAGTGGTCAAATTTGGTGGTTTGAATGGTACGACGGCTGAAGATGGCTGGGTTCAATTTAATTCACTTGACCCAGGCAATTACTACTATGAAGTCCTTGAAGCCCCAAGCAACTATGTTTTAAGTGGCGAAGAAGTCCGTGCCGAAATTGAAGAAGGTATGGCTTTTGAAGCCAGTTTAACCATTGAAAAACGTCTTTTAGGTCAAGTAAATATCACTGTTATCGACAATCAAAACCGCCCCGTTCAAAACGCTTTGATTCGAATCAATAATCAAGAGGTTCGTACCAATAGCGAAGGAATCGCCAGTTTTACGGAACTTGAAGTTGGGGACTATCCTTTTGAGATTGTTGAAGTACCTAATCAATACCAAATAACCAATAAGACTGGGACGGTAACGATAACCGCCGACCAAACCGTCGAACAAAATGTTTCGGTGGAAGTGCGCCCGGAATCGTCCGAAGTTTCGTCTGAATCCGAAGCCTCTTCTGAGTCCGAAGCCTCTTCTGAATCTGAAGCATCTTCCGAATCAGTAGCAGAATCCTCTGCAGCATCCGAATCAGAAAGTTCTTCTATATCTGAAGAAAGTGTTGATGAGAGTGAAGCTGAGGAAGCAACTAGACGGTATGTGGATGATGCGACAGGTATCGAGGTTTGGATCAATCCCGAAGATGCTGGCAATGTTGTCAGATTACAAACAAGTCGGGTAACTACCTTAAACCCCATACCGACGGCTTTAAATGGTAAGGAATATACGGTATATGATATTCAATTACTTGATCGACAAAATAATCCGGTTCAGTTAACACGGGTTGCAGAAATTCGTATTCCGATTGGACAAGTAAGAAGTCAAATTCAAGTTTTAAGAATTAATGGTGAGAATGTATCGAATTTAACGAATTCAGTTTATAATCAAACAGTCACCATTCGGACCCAACAATTAGGTCGATTTGCTGTTGTGACAGGTAATGCGGCCGTTGAATCTAGTTCTGAATCAATCAGTAGTAGTTCAAGTGATGAATCACAAACCAGTGAAGAAGCATCAGAATCATTATCGCGTCAAGTATCCATTTCAAAAAGCATCGAAGAAAATCTACCTGCTACAGGTGAAATCAGAACCTTACGTTATGTAACGTTAGCCATCATCTTAGTTGCATTTGGTTTTAAATTAATATTAAATGATTTATCTGCCAAAAAGAAAAAGTAATCAGATGATTTAATCGACTTGTAAAACACACTGTTGTATTTTAAACAATACAGACAGTGTGTTTTTTTGTATCGAGATATTTGTTAAGAGGTTACAGCTCGTGCTAAAATTGCTTATAATAGGAAAAGCAATTAAGATGAGAAAACAAAAAATAATTGAAAGGAGCCATTTTATGTCAGAAGAAAAATTAAATCATCAGACCTTATCCGAAAAAACGGCTGAACGGATTTTTGATTTTATTATTAAGAATGGTTACCAAGTTGGCAGTAAGCTACCGAATGAATTTACCTTAGCCAAAGAGTTGGAGGTCGGACGGAGTACTTTGCGTGAAGCGATTAAAATTTTAGCTTCACAAAATATTGTTGAAGTTAAGCATGGTTCAGGCACGTATGTTAAGAATTTAGTTTCGAGTCAAGAAGATCCTTTAGGTTTCAGTCAAGTTGAAGATACCCTTAAATTAACACAGGATTTATTTGAAATGCGTTTTTTGATTGAACCGCGCATGGCCAGTTTAGCGGCTATCCATGCGACGGATGTGGAAATTGATGTTATTGAGCAAATTGTTAAAGCAGTTGAAGTTGAAATTGAAAAAGATGATGCGATGCATTTTCAATTAGATATCCAACTCCATAGTGCGATTGCTGAAGCCAGTCGGAATATTGCAATGAAACAATTATTACCCATTATTATTGAATCGATTCAGCTTTATAATGACTACTTTACCAGTAAAGAAATTAAGCAGGCGACGATTGAATCCCATCGAGAAATTGCCCAGGCGATTAGACGACGCGACAGTTGGGGAGCTTATGATGCGATGTCGGTTCATATCTCACAAAATCGGATGGTCTTAAATCAGATGTCAGCTAAAAACAAAAGTACAGGGAGCAATCCATCATAAGTGCATGTTGCAACAAAGTCGTCTGATGTATATGTCGGATTTAGCGTCTAATACATCAGACAAGTCGGCGGTTAAAAGTCAACGAAATTGCGTAAATTTTCACAAACAAAACAACTTCATAAGGCCAGTAGAACCTATGTTTGATAAGGAATTCTAATATAAATAATAAATTGAGAACTATAATTAAAGTATAGGCTTTTTGTGATTTCGGCCTTGACTTTTGAATAGAAAACGAACATAATTAAGTCATCAGATGACTTCGCTAAAATGCAACGATATTTATTTTAATAGGAGGATAAGAGATGTTAGAGACAATGAAGAAAAACTATATTTTTGCCGTTGTGCGCGGTAAAGATGCAGAAGATGGTTATCAAATTTCCAAGGGGGCAATACAAGGCGGGATCAAAAATATTGAGGTTGCTTATACAACTCCGGGAGCCACGCAAGTCATTGAACGGTTAGTAGAAGAATTTAAAGAAGATACATCGGTTGTTGTTGGGGCGGGAACGGTGATGGATGGCGAGATGGCTACACAAGCTATGGAAGCAGGGGCTAAGTTTCTTGTTAGTCCGCATTATTCACAAGAAGTCATGGATGTAGCTAAAGCAAGAGATACTTATTATTTACCAGGCTGTGGAACAGTCACTGAAATTGTCAATGCGGTGAATCAAGGGGCACCCATTGTTAAATTATTCCCTGGCGGCTTATTAGGGCCAAGCTTTATCAAAGATGTCCATGGACCTTTACCTGATGTTGAATTGATGCCTTCAGGGGGTGTTTCGCTTGAAAACATTCGTGAATGGCGCGATAAAGGGGCAGTTGCCGTTGGTGTGGGTAGTGCATTAAGTAAGACGGTTCCCGAAAAAGGTTATGCCGGTGTGGCGGAAGAAGCGCAAAAATTTGTCAAAGCATTAGAGGGGTAAGCCAAGCATGAAATTTATTGATGAGAACTTTATGTTAACGAATGAACCCGCTAAAAGACTCTATCCTTATGCAGCTAAAATGCCGATATTTGACTATCATTGTCATTTAGATCCTAAAGAAATTTATGAAAATAAGCCGTATGAGAATATTGTATCGATTTGGTTAGCGGGTGACCATTATAAATGGCGGCTGATGCGCATTAATGGGGTCCCAGAACGATTGATAACCGGAGACGGCGCCAACAAGGAAAAATTTGAAGCTTGGGCGAAGACCTTAAGCAAAGCCTTTGGTAATGCCTTGTATCATTGGAGCCACTTAGAAATGCAACAAGTTTTTGGTATTGATGAAGCTTTAACGATGGATAATTGGGACGTTTTATATGATGAAATGAATCGTCAAATAACGGAACGACAATTGAGTCCAAGAGACTTGATTGAAGCATCCCATGTTAAATTCATAGGAACAACGGATCACCCCTTGGATGATTTAGAATGGCATCAAAAAATAGCGGCAGATGTAGCGATTAATTTTACGGTGGCACCCTCCTTTAGACCCGATGAAGCCTTTGTGACACATGCGCATTTTTCAAATTTTGTTACGCGGCTTGCCGAAAAAACGACGAAAGAAATTACTGATTTTGCCAGTTTTATCAAAGCAATGGGCGAACGTGTTAGTTATTTTGCGGATAATGGCTGTCGTGCTTCTGATCATAGTGTGAGTGAAATCGTTTGTGTAACAGCGGATGAAGCTGAATTAAATGACATTTTCACTAAAGCGATGCAAGGTGAAGCTTTAAATCAACATGAAGAAGATGCTTGGCAAACGGAAGTGTTGACAGCTTTAGCTGGTTTGTATAAAAAGCATGGTCTGGTGGCCCAAATTCATTTTGGTGCACGCCGAAATACGAATAGTAAAATGTTTAAGCGCATAGGAACAGATAGCGGCTTTGATTCCATTGGTGACCAAACCAATTTAGCTAAACATTTAAATCTTTTCTTGAATCATTTAACGCTTCAAGACAAATTGCCGAAGATGATTTTCTATAATTTAAACCCTGCCTACAATCGTTTAGTAGCTAATGCGATTCAAAATTTCCAAGCCAATGAAGAAGGCCTTGTTAATAAATTACACTTTGGTGCTGCTTGGTGGTTTGGGGATACAGAATCAGGTATGTTGGATCAAATGCAAATGTTGAGTGAAGAAGGTTTGTTAGCCAACTTTTTAGGGATGTTGACCGATTCCCGTTCGTTTTTATCCTATCAGCGCCATGACTACTTCCGTCGCATTTTAGCGAATATGATCGGTCAATGGGTCGTTGATGGAAAAGTGCCTAATGATGAGGCACTTCTAGGCAAATTAATGGAAGATATCGCATTTAATAATGCAAATATTTATTTTGGAGGCTAAGACACAATGGAAATGACTTTTAGATGGTATGGACATGATGACCCGGTAACCCTTGAGAATATTCGGCAAATACCTGGGATGCGGGGGATTGTATCGGCAATTTATGATATTCCTGTGGGTGAAGTTTGGCCGCGGGAACGAATTCGTCAATTAAAAGAAGATATTGAAAGTAAAGGACTCAAACTATCGGTGATTGAAAGTGTGCCGGTGCATGAAGATATCAAACTAGGTAAACCAAGCCGAGATCAATTAATTGCTAACTATGCCGAAACAATTCGTAATTTAGGTGCGGAAGGGGTCAATGTCGTTTGTTATAACTTTATGCCCGTTTTTGACTGGACTAGAACTGATCTAGCCTTTGAATTACCAGATGGCTCAAATGCCTTGATTTTTGATGAAGCCGTAGCAGCTAAAATGGATCCCGTATCCGGTGAATTATCTTTACCAGGTTGGGATGCCTCTTATACCAAAGAAGAAATGAAAAACATTATTGATGAATATGGTCAAATTGATAAGGAAACCTTGTGGGAGAATTTGCGATATTTTATTGAACGCATTATTCCTGTGGCTGAAGCAGCCGATGTGAAGATGGCTATTCACCCGGATGATCCTCCATATGATATTTTTGGGTTACCTCGAATTATTACCGACCAAGCTGCCGTTGAACGCTTTTTAGATTTGTACGACAGTCCAGCCAACGGCTTGACCTTGTGTGTAGGTTCTTATGCTTCTGACCCAGCGAATGATGCAGTCGCAATCTTACGCTATGCCTTAGGTAGAGAACGCGTGAACTTTATGCATGCGCGTAACATTAAACTAACCGGCCAAGGCAAGTCCTTCCAAGAAAGTGCCCATCCGACTGAATATGGTTCAATTGATATGTATGAAGTGATAAAAGCCTTAGTTGATCACAACTGGGAGGGGCCGATTCGTCCCGACCACGGTCGGATGATTTGGGGTGAAACAGGTCGTCCGGGCTATGGTCTGTATGATCGCGCTTTAGGAGCAACGTATTTATATGGTTTACACGAAGCCATTACAAAAGAAAATAAATAATTAAAAAGTGGAGGGATTGTAAAAATGACACAACCATTCGATTTTACAGATAAAGTTGTTGTTGTAACAGGTGCTGGTGGAGTAATCTGTGGCGAATTAGCCCGCGAATTCGCTAAAAAAGGCGCAAAAGTTGCTTTATTAGATTTAAATAGAGAAGCGGCTCAAAAGTATGTGGATGAAATTACAGCAGACGGTGGAACAGCTAAAGCCTATGCAGCCAATGTGTTAGATAAGACCTTTTTAGAAGGTGTTAGAGAAGAAGTCTTAGCTGACTTTGGACCCACCGATATATTAATCAATGGAGCGGGTGGAAATAATCCACGAGCCACTACCGATAATGAATTCCATGAACTCGATTTACCCGAAGACACTAAAACCTTCTTTGAGTTAGATGAAAAAGGCATCGAATTTGTCTTTAATTTAAATTATTTAGGTACTTTATTACCGACCCAAGTGTTTGCAAAGGATATGATTGGACGTCCTGGGGCGAATATTGTCAATATTTCATCCATGAATGCCTTCACCCCTTTAACGAAAATTCCAGCATACTCTGGCGCTAAATCAGCTGTCAGTAACTTTACCCAATGGTTAGCGGTCTATTTTGCCCATGTGGGTATCCGCTGTAACGCGATTGCGCCCGGTTTCTTAGTGACGAATCAAAACAGAGGCCTCTTATTTAATGAAGATGGAACACCGACTGAACGTGCCGATAAAATCTTGCGCAATACGCCACAAGGCCGTTTTGGTGAGTCTGAAGAACTCGTAGGCGGCGTCTTCTTCTTTGCCGATTCCAACTTATCAAGTTTTGTTAATGGCGTGGTTATGCCTATCGATGGTGGTTTTGCTGCTTATTCAGGCGTTTAACCCCCTAATAAATATCTCTGCTATATTTTACAGGAATGTCTATTTTAAATATTTAATCAGGCCACTGCTAACAGAGCAATGGCCTGATTAAATATTTGCCTAATAATTATTATGAATTTCCTCCATAGATGCGCTATTGTAGACGGTTCGTCACTTCCTGCTTAACGGAATTAAGGAGTGCAAGTAGGGGCTTTTTAGCAGAGATATTTTATTTAGAGGGTTTGATATTCTTTATTAAAAATTTATGATAAAATGAAGGTGTATGGATTGTTACTTTGGCAAATGTTTCGCTTTGGGCAATTGGTCATTTCTTTTATCAACATTGTAGTAAGATGTCTATTAATTTATGGAGGTTTGGTTAAGTATGAAAAAAAGCTTAGGTTTACTATCGGCTTTAGTCTTAGTCTCTGGTCCACTAGCATCTTTTAATGGGATTAGCGCGCAGACTAACACAGCGTTATTATTCCCATTCCCAAGTATTGAATTAACAAAAGTATTGGACGGACGCGATTTAGAAGCGGATGAATTTACTTTTGAATTAAGTCTGGTTAATTATGGAAGTGTAGAATTGGATGATCCAATTCCTTTAGCAACCGTCACGAATGATGCAACAGGTAAAATTTTATTCGATTTTGACGCAATGGATTTTGAACCAATTGATGAGTTGAATGATGCTGAATTAGTTGAAGCTGATCTGGTTACGTTTGAAGTGATTGAACTTGCTGGTGAAGATGCTACGGTTGTTTATGATGACAAAGTGATTGAAGTTGAATTTGAAGTTCCTGAAGGTGATTTAGCGGATTTAACCGATGCAGATTGGGAAGAATTGATGACTGTATCTGCCGAGGAATTTGTTAACGAATTGACGGATGATGCGGTTGTACCACCGGTTGAATCTGAGAGTGATGAAGAGTCAATAAGCTCTGAAGAATCTGTAAGTTCCGAAGAATCTGAAGAATCCGTAAGTTCCGAGGAATCAGAAGAATCCGTAAGCTCAGAAGAATCAGAAGAATCAGTAAGCTCAGAAGAGTCCGAAGAATCTGTAAGTTCTGAGGAATCAGAAGAATCAGTAAGCTCAGAAGAATCAGAAGAATCAGTAAGCTCTGAAGAATCCGAAAGCTCTGAAGAATCTGAAGAATCAGTAAGCTCTGAAGAATCCGAAAGTTCTGAAGAATCTGAAGAATCAGTAAGCTCAGAAGAGTCCGAAGAATCCGAAAGTTCCGAAGAGTCCGAAGAATCCGAAAGTTCCGAAGAATCCGAAGAATCTGAAAGTGCATCAGAATCAGAATCAGAAGCAGCTAGCTCTGAAGTCTCTTCAGAAAGTGCTTCATCGTCTGCCTCTGCGTCAGTTTCAGTTTCAATTAGTGAAACTACAGAAGAAAACTTACCAGAAACAGGTGAAGAAAATAACACTTGGTTGTATGTATTAGCTGTTGTCTTATTAGCAGCAGGTGGTTACTTAATTTATAAGAGAAGAAAATAAAACATAATATAATCATAAAAGCATAACCAACGATACTTGTGTATCCTTTGGTTATGCTTTTTTATTACAGATTTTCACCCTTCCACGATAAAATGACATTAAATCCCATCCACAATGGCTTGTAATTTCTCAGACACTTCTGCTGGCAGAGGGTGGTCAGGTTCTTTCGCTGTGACGGTGTTATTGATAAAGTCTAAGCGGACTTCCATGGCTGAACGTAAGGCATCTTTATACTCACTATCTGTCGGGATTTCATAGCCGTCAACGTTGAGATATTCAAATACGTCAATATAAGGAAAAGCTTCAAAATTGGCTGTCTTATCAACAATGGCTTCAATGATACCTAAAGTTACGGCAGGCGTGATATCTTTTCCTTGGAAGGAACCTGTATTAATGATATAGCAATCGACCTCACTTTTCGCAAATAAATCTTTAAAGCTTTGGTAATCTTCCACTAATGGGTAAACCCTGAATGGATTCGCATAGGGCTCAACAACAATTCCGGAGCGATCCTTCACATTTTCCGCACTCGAACGTTTAGTAACCAGTGTACAACCTAGCGTAGAGGCCACGACGGGGTCATTTATTTTGATGACTGGCGGTAAGGTTTCGTCTTTCATAATCCAAAAAATGGAATTAATCGGTTCGTCAATTTTATCCACACGATTAGGTGTACTATAGCGCGATTTGACGGTACGCCCATTACCGTTGCGTAAATCCTCAGTTAACAGTACACGTTCATGGTCTTCGTTTAAAGTCACCGCCACATTTTGAACCGTAAGGAAAAATTCTTGCTCCACATGGTCAGTCGGATAATCATTGGTTTTATCAAAATAGGCTGGTTCTAAAGCAATCGAATTTCCTGAATCTTTGTGGATAATAAATGCATCATCGTGTAACACTTGAATATCATATTTACCTTCATGTTTTGCATGGGTTAAGGTTGACTTACCTGAACCAGATAAGCCAAAGAAGGAGGTTACATAGGGATCTTGGCCTTCTTTTCTAAAAATCTTCAAACCACCATGACAAGCAACATAATTATTGCGCGCAGCTGTTGCCCAAGCTAAGGTTAAGGTGCCTTTTTTAATCTCGCCAAAATATTGCATGCCTAAAACAATGGCTACATTTTGTGCGGGGTCAAAAATCGCTAAACCATCTGGATAATCTGGGTGCTTCCAATCAGGATTAAAATACAAATAAATATCTGTTTCATTATAGCTTTTTGATTGGTCGTAGCGAGTTTGATACTCATCGTTCATAATTTGGAAATTCAGTAACCACGAATATAAATTGTCAGCGTAAGTTTCTGGCATCATAATATGGGCTTCAACCATAAAATCTTCTTCTAAACCAACAATCGCACGACCACTAATAAATGGCTCTGTCTGTCCAGCATACAAGGCATCCATGACTATCGGATAAAGAGCATCTGCCTCCCCATTATCTTGTCCGAGGATTCTACGTGCAGCTGCAGTTCGTCCAACGACACGATGACCGTTGTTTAGTATAACCTTTGTATCGGGATTTAAGCCTAGCTCTTCAGCATGACTAATTGTGTGATCTAAAACAATTGTATTGGGTAACGTGGAGGCTCGCTCATAAGCTTCTTGAATCGTATTGACAGGAGTGACATTGTTAGCATAAAATGCCGTTTCAACTAATGACTTCATACGTGAGAACATGGGATTATTGCGACGAATTTCTGTTTCTGGAAATGTTTGAATAGTAGCCATTAAATCAACATCCTTTCTTTTATACGTCTATTTTATCAATAAAACGCTTACTATGAAATAGTTTATTGATATCTTTTCACTAAATAATGAAAAAGATTAAAACTGATTCAATAAATGATATACTATATTTTGTTCGTATATAAGAAGAGGAGATAGACTTTATGACAAAGTTAACATACAAAGATACCTTAAGAGCAAGTTATTTAGGCTATGTGACGCAAGCTATTGTAAATAATTTTGCGCCTTTACTTTTTCTAATTTTTCAAGAACAATTCGGCATTCCCTTAGAACAAATCACTTTATTGATTACCCTAAATTTTCTGGTGCAATTAGTTGTTGATATGCTAGCTGCTAAATATGTGGATCGTATTGGGAATAAAGTGAGTGTCGTTGCCGCGCAAGTATTGGCTGGGATTGGACTTGCAGGCTTGGCTTTATTTCCAGCTTTATTCACGAATGCTTTTCATGGTTTGCTATTGGCGGTTGTTATTTATGGTATGGGTGGGGGACTCTTGGAAGTGCTATTGAGTCCAATCGTTGAAGCTGTTCCAACTGAAAATAAAGCGGGTAATATGAGCATCCTGCATTCGTTTTACTGTTGGGGGACCATGTTTGTTATTATTGTTTCAACCTTATTTCTATTCTTCTTTGGGCAAGACACTTGGCCAATCTTAGCCATTATTTGGGCTATCTTTGCTTTTGGCAATGGTATTTATTATTATTTTGTCCCGATAAATGTTTTGGTTGAAGAGGAAGAAAGACTACCTTTAGCTAGTCTGCTAACATTCAAATCTTTCTGGTTATTTTGCTTATTGATGTTTGCAGCAGGGGCATCCGAACAGGCTGTGATGCAATGGGCTTCAGCATTTGTCGAAAGTGGTCTGGGTATAAGCAAAACGTTAGGCGACTTATTAGGACCAACGATGTTTGCTTTATTTATGGGGATTGCGCGTTTGTTATATGCCAAATATAGCCAAAAAATTGATATCGTCCAAGCTATCTTTTGGAGCAGTCTTCTGTGTGTTTTTGCTTATTTAACCATTGCTTTTGCACCCCATCCAACCATTGCCTTAATTGGCTGTGCTTTAACGGGCTTTTCAGTGGGTATTTTGTGGCCGGGTGTTTTCTCGATGGCTGCGGTTCCTTTCCGCCATGCCGGCACGGCCATTTTTGCGATCTTAGCCTTAGCAGGCGATGTCGGTGCCGCTACGGGTCCAACAATCGTTGGATTTGTTGCCAGTCAGTTTAATAACCAATTGGAATATGGCTTTTTAGTTGCCACTATCCTTCCTTTATCGCTTGTGTTACTAAGTGGGCTTTATCAAAAATGCAGAAAAACCACCTAAAAAAAATGCAATTATTACTTAAGATTTCATTATGTTAGTGAATCCGTTTACGCTAAAATATATGTGAGTGGCTTTTGCGTAACAAAAGCAGTGATATTTATTATGGGAGGTTTTGGATTGGAAAAGAAAAAAGGGCGCGTGACGTTACCGAGTGAAAATAATTTTTTAGCTGAGACAAAAGAGCTGTTGGAGCGCTGGGGTGCGGATGCGATTCGGGATTCCGACGGGACTAAATTGGACGAAGCGGTCAAAGATTTAGATGCAAAAATATATACGACTTACTTTGTGGCTCGCAATCATAATGATTTTATTGAAGAACATATGGAGGAAGTGCAGCAACTCTATTTGATGTCTCAATTTAATACCGCCACTTCAACCGAACTAACGATTGACTTCATGAAAGGTTACTTTACGGAACAAATAACGCCGGATTATCGACATGACCCTAAAGTGTGGTGGGAAGTGATTGATCGGACGGCGGCAACGGTTGTCGATTCGCAAAGCTGGGAAATTGATCAAAATAAGCATACGTTGACAATCAAAGCTGCGGAACCTTTCCATGAATATACGGTTTCATTTCTTGTTTATAAAATTTGGGATCCTACGCAAATGTATAATCACATTACCAATAATTGGGGTGACTCCGTTCCGCATGATATACCGTTTGATGTGCGACAACCGCATTCCAATAAATACATGGCCGATACCTTAAGAGCCTTTTGTGAAAATAACCCTAAAACCGATGTGGTGCGTTTTACCACGTTTTTCTATCACTTCACGCTTGTTTTTAATGATTTAGCCAAAGAAAAGTTTGTGGATTGGTTTGGTTACGGGGCGTCCGTTTCGCCGGCTGCTTTCCAAGCTTTTGAGGCAGAAAAAGGTTATCGTTTGCGTCCGGAAGATATTGTTGATCAAGGTTATTATAATACTGCTTTTCGAGTGCCAACCAAGGCTTATTTGGATTATGTTGATTTTATTAGCCGATTTGTGGCTAAAGAGGCCAAAAAACTAGTTGATATTGTGCATGAATATGGCAAGGAAGCGATGATGTTTTTAGGGGATAACTGGATTGGGACGGAGCCATATGGCAAATATTTCCAGGAAATTGGGCTAGATGCTGTAGTTGGGTCTGTCGGTGGTGGTGCTACTTTGCGTATGATTGCGGATATTCCCCATGTGAAATATACCGAAGGACGCTTTTTACCGTACTTCTTCCCAGACAC
This window of the Fundicoccus culcitae genome carries:
- the gnpA gene encoding 1,3-beta-galactosyl-N-acetylhexosamine phosphorylase, which codes for MEKKKGRVTLPSENNFLAETKELLERWGADAIRDSDGTKLDEAVKDLDAKIYTTYFVARNHNDFIEEHMEEVQQLYLMSQFNTATSTELTIDFMKGYFTEQITPDYRHDPKVWWEVIDRTAATVVDSQSWEIDQNKHTLTIKAAEPFHEYTVSFLVYKIWDPTQMYNHITNNWGDSVPHDIPFDVRQPHSNKYMADTLRAFCENNPKTDVVRFTTFFYHFTLVFNDLAKEKFVDWFGYGASVSPAAFQAFEAEKGYRLRPEDIVDQGYYNTAFRVPTKAYLDYVDFISRFVAKEAKKLVDIVHEYGKEAMMFLGDNWIGTEPYGKYFQEIGLDAVVGSVGGGATLRMIADIPHVKYTEGRFLPYFFPDTFYEGNDPTIEAIENWTTARRALMRNPVDRIGYGGYLSLAYKFPKFVDYIEQVTDEFRTIYDVVKGSKPYTGLKVAVLNAWGKLRSWQTHMVAHALPYKQIYSYLGTLEILSGAAVEVVFISFEDVINEGVPTDVDVIINAGDAETAFSGGEHWKNPALVAAIRQFVYQGGGFVGVGEPTAYQHQGRYFQLADVLGVDKERGFALSTDKYYTQVVDHHFITADVADPNQLDFGESMHNIYALDEKTEILQYANGEIHLSAHPYGQGRGVYLAGIPYSAENTRLFMRALYYAANKEAAFMTWQSSNIHIEVHAYPEKGVYALVNNTNTIQPATIYDGQQKEQQVTLEPNEIRWKTI
- a CDS encoding phosphoenolpyruvate carboxykinase (ATP); this translates as MATIQTFPETEIRRNNPMFSRMKSLVETAFYANNVTPVNTIQEAYERASTLPNTIVLDHTISHAEELGLNPDTKVILNNGHRVVGRTAAARRILGQDNGEADALYPIVMDALYAGQTEPFISGRAIVGLEEDFMVEAHIMMPETYADNLYSWLLNFQIMNDEYQTRYDQSKSYNETDIYLYFNPDWKHPDYPDGLAIFDPAQNVAIVLGMQYFGEIKKGTLTLAWATAARNNYVACHGGLKIFRKEGQDPYVTSFFGLSGSGKSTLTHAKHEGKYDIQVLHDDAFIIHKDSGNSIALEPAYFDKTNDYPTDHVEQEFFLTVQNVAVTLNEDHERVLLTEDLRNGNGRTVKSRYSTPNRVDKIDEPINSIFWIMKDETLPPVIKINDPVVASTLGCTLVTKRSSAENVKDRSGIVVEPYANPFRVYPLVEDYQSFKDLFAKSEVDCYIINTGSFQGKDITPAVTLGIIEAIVDKTANFEAFPYIDVFEYLNVDGYEIPTDSEYKDALRSAMEVRLDFINNTVTAKEPDHPLPAEVSEKLQAIVDGI
- a CDS encoding MFS transporter: MTKLTYKDTLRASYLGYVTQAIVNNFAPLLFLIFQEQFGIPLEQITLLITLNFLVQLVVDMLAAKYVDRIGNKVSVVAAQVLAGIGLAGLALFPALFTNAFHGLLLAVVIYGMGGGLLEVLLSPIVEAVPTENKAGNMSILHSFYCWGTMFVIIVSTLFLFFFGQDTWPILAIIWAIFAFGNGIYYYFVPINVLVEEEERLPLASLLTFKSFWLFCLLMFAAGASEQAVMQWASAFVESGLGISKTLGDLLGPTMFALFMGIARLLYAKYSQKIDIVQAIFWSSLLCVFAYLTIAFAPHPTIALIGCALTGFSVGILWPGVFSMAAVPFRHAGTAIFAILALAGDVGAATGPTIVGFVASQFNNQLEYGFLVATILPLSLVLLSGLYQKCRKTT